The Drosophila sechellia strain sech25 chromosome 2R, ASM438219v1, whole genome shotgun sequence nucleotide sequence CGTGCGACAAGGCCGTGCCAGCGAAAATTCCCCTGATCCCTTATGTAATTTTTAGATTTCCTTCTCCTGCTCATTGGCCGTAGTGAAATCCATGGTTGGCataaaaaataaggaaaaccAAAATGAATTAAACCTGTTGCCTGGATAGCCAACCACCAGGCAGCCCGGCCAGCTATCTGAACtgcaactgaaactgaaactgagaCACTGCCAAATATGCAGAATCTTAATGAAAGTCAAGATGTCGGAGCTTGGCCAACTGGCGGTTGGCTACCTATCAGTTGTTGGCAAATTGCAACTTAAATAAAGCCAACCGAATTGGTCAGGATTGCGGAAGGCAAGCGGTAAAGGATTTCCGTCAAAACTGCCACACAGCCAGGCCAAGAGCACGCAACGAACTCTGGTTATCCTTTCGCCAGGATTTCATATCTATTTACAAGCAAATCCTGCCGCGGGCGAGGCTAAATGGAGGTGAAGTATATAAATGCAACGAGTTTAGCCCTTGAGCACATCAACCGCGTCCCTAAAGTGTGTTCACTACCAAGGCTTTCCGAAGATTTCGCGCAGGGAATCCTTGGGGCGGTGGGGAAAAGCGTGAGGATTCCGGATTCAGGATTCGGGATTGGATAGCTACCGCTGTCAAAAGTCAAAAGCTCgcaaggagcagcagccaaCAGCCAGCAGCCGCCACAAGTTGCCTGTCGACGGACAAACTTATGGCTAAGACCGCAAACAAATTTCGGGCTGATGCAATGTAGCTAAAGTTGTACGGTGCAACTTCGCTAAGCTGGACATCTTCTATATGGGTTAAATCAATattaaaaggaaatattttttgaaattgtATACATCtgaatatttgttttataagAATTAGAGCAACTTAATATTTTGGTAATTTATCACTTTTATTGTTCGATTACTATTTAAGCCCTGGGATAAGCTTTTATATAGTACTGTAATCAGCTCGCTGATctgattaaatattttgcacaTTTACTTGTGCAGCTTGAATTATGTAGTTTATTCACTATTTTGACTGTAGCCATATTTGGGGCTGCAGCAAGCGAATTAGATGTTGAAGAAAATTGTCTTCCTGTATGAATTTCATAATTTCCCCAAGTTTTAGTTAGGAAAGGCAAGCAATTTCCTCCTCGTCTGCTTTCTGGCTTGCTCTCTaggtgagtgagtgtgtgtgtgtgtgcatacgAGTATACCCACACCATCTAATTCCCCTTTCCGATTtggctttaactttaaagTCCCAACTTTGCCGGCGAATTGGTTGGCTGGTTTCGGCGCTGTCTTTGGTTTTGGCCATGTCAGTCGCTGTTGTGGCTGGGGAACTACTCGTGTATGTGGCCAACTCGGATTGGATTTTCAATTTCTTCGAATGTTTGCGGATGTCATCGACAGAAGTGCGGGGGAATTTCTCCGGCCTTTGTTATTTATATTCCTCGGGCTGCTGACCCACTCAACTTAAAGAACCGATTGTGAAAGTGGGAAGTGGGTAGTGGGTAGCCGGGGCCAAAGGACAACCCTTTGTCACATTCTGCAATTTATGTTATTGTGTGCACACACCCCCcgatctgtatctgtatctcaatCTATTGCTGGCATCTCTCTGTTGTGTTTATGTTCTGTGATTTCTATCAacaacttttacttttgtAAGCAAATACGGGGCGCATCTCAACCAGAaagcaataaaaattgtttacaaaCATTATTTGCGTATATCCTTGAGCCGGAAGCACCTTCCATGTCCGCAACTTTTCACCATTTAAGTAGATTTCATTCTCTCTCTCTTATTTTTAAGTACACACAATAACATGCATTTGCCATGTCACTCGCTCTGTTCTCTGTTCTCTGACCTGTCTCGTCCTGCCAAGGATATTCCCATATACCCGCTCTCCTTATCTCATGTTTAGGTTTTGGGGCATTAAAGCTTCTCGCACACTCTAATAAACTAATGTCCCTCCTTTGGGGCCAACTCCTTTCTGTGCCCCTCCCAGTGGCAATGCTAGCAGTCCCAGATCCACACAGTTTGGCCCACAGTTTGCTTTGCGAAACATTTTATTTGTCGTTTCTGCCCAGCTCCTTCTCACTCGGATTACTCGAAAATGTTTGCGTCAGATTTTGGGGACTCGGCATGAAGATGATGATGGGGGTCGTGGGTTTGTCGGCGGGGGAAAAAAGGACTAAAAAAAGGGTGTCCAGGTGTTGGATTTCTCCAACTTTTCCGTGCGATTTTCCTGCCATTTTTCTTGGGTAAATCGCTTGAAATTACTTGATTGAACAGGGAATAGTGCCTAATAGTGCCACAGTTGGCCATAATTCAAGATCTACGATTGCGTATTGTCAACTTAGGGgctgcttaaatatttaattcatAGCTAGATAGAATTTTGGAGCCTAGCAGGATGACTAAGTTTCTCCTCAGTATATTTCAGATCATTAATTTTAAGATCCTGCACTGAGAAACTATTTGCATGAACATAAAGGAATTAGAGGCttcaaataaattgaataactttttccataaaatttaaatcatgtatatacacatataatAATGGCATTGCCTTTTGCACATTAGGGGTGACACTTGAACCCCAAGTGGCCATCTTAATCTGACTCCAGGTTAGTTCCATCTTTGGGTAATAAAGACCTTTTTCAGCGAAGAGTGCCGCTTCCGATTTCCCAGTCCCCAGTTTCCCAACTCGACGGCTGGAAAACAACTCCATTTAGGACGCATAAAGCTGGGGCAACATGTGTGCCTGGCAAGCCGGGGAAATTCCTTATGCCAGCCAAAGTGAAACTGTCACTGACAAGGTTTTCCTCTGCGTTTTTTCTACCCAGCCGCCTTTCTTTTCCgctctgttttctttttttttttggcagagaTGTAAGGGGCAGGAACACTGGGttgcatatttaaatttatgattATGTCGTTATTCTGTCTGCCCGCATTGCTTAGGCGGCCGAAGAAAAAGTGACAGCGGGCCAAACTTAATACGAATTTATGTGCAAcatatttttgcacttttttccCCGCCCTTTGCAGCATAAAGTGAGGCAACTAAGCGTCCACCTCATAAAGAAGGGCCAGCAGAAGCCAAAGTGGTCAACATATGCTCCATCTGCTGGACAAATACAAAAGAGAGAGATGATGAGGAGGCGCACTGGTTGCTGTTTGCTGGTTACTCCAAGGACATCGGGATTGTTTAACTGGAAAGTCTTGCCATTAAGATGGAGAACATTAAAATTCCTTTTCGCTAACCGGcagcatttaaattgcatttcagCTCGGGGAAATGACAAATTCGTACATAATAAGAAAAGTCTGGAAGGGCGAAGAGAAATGGGCTCCATTTGGCATTTGGCAGGTGGGAGAATCTGGGACGCTGAGTTGGCGTGAAATTGAGCCAAAGCTCCGCGTCTAACTcatttttaaatacaaatttatgtACACGGAAATAAAAGCCAAGCAgcgccttttttttttgattaatttgtcTTTGCCAAATGGCTGGCCATAAATTTCAAGTTAATAAAACGAGTTTTGCCCTCTTCTAATAACGAAAATTTGTCACACGCCATCCTGACAGTTCTGTGTCACCGGAAGTATGTAAGTCTGTGATCCATCCATCCCTCTgccgcaaaataaaactggcAAGTGCCGCTGATGACATTGTGGCCAACTTTTGCCAGGGAAAATTATGCCCAAAGTTCTTCCACCCTACCCCCTCCACATACATACCTACATAGATTGATGGAAAACTGGTAGGGTTAATCAATGGCCAGGCCGCACGCACCGAACAGCTCGGAATTCGATTAGAGGCGATGTCAGCAAGGCGCTCGCTCGCCTCAAGTGTCACTTGCAATTACCCAGGGGCGTGGGCTGGAAGGGGTCCAAAGTGCATTCAAATTGGCTTAAACTAAGAACGTTAAGCGTGCAGCTGTCTAATTGTATTTGCCACCAGCGCCTCGGCAACCCTTTGGCGCCCCAAAAGTAATGTAAAAGTGCCAGGGAACTTCAAGATTTATTAGCATCAAGATTAAAGCATTAAAAATTTGCAGACTGTTTTTGCCTCACGCAGACATTACGGGCAGAATTAGTGGGTGgttggggggcgtggcagctgccCTCTCATTTTTTGGTCGAGAAGGGGGTAAGGGGATGGCCGGGGCAGCCGTGGAAAGTGAGTGCAATTTTCCTTCGCTGGTCTACATCATCAATTTAGCCTTCTAACCACTTCTCCATTTCGCATACCCTGGAAATAGATGATGATTTACAATGTTAGCAATCGTaagtttaatttatattaaatgaaTAATATAAAGCATGTTGTAACTACAGAAGTTTGATTAACTGAAGTTTGACTCACTGAGCAGTATTGTGGTTTTTTCCTGCTATTTGATATTAATCACTTTAAAGGGTATTGCACCATTCGATGCCAGAAGTTGACCCTAATATCTGGTGTTGCtcccgctgttgttgttgcggttTCATGGGTATGAGGCTGCCGATGCGGATGAGGATTCGGATGAAGCTGCTCCTGCTTTTGCTTTCCCATCGCCGCTGGCTGTTTCCGCAGCAGGAGTGGCGCAAAAATATCAGGCACAACAACATCGCCTCGGAtggcagcaacaactacaGCCCGTTTCATTGCGCACTTTGTCGGTCAAAACTTTCGACATTAGCACTTAATTTACTGGCCCAACTTAATGAAGTCTACACTTCGCTAATTTACGCGAAAAGCTTCAGCTACTTAAGAGGAACATTCATCGCGGCCCAAGCCCCATAACCTCCACTCTGGTTAAAGTTTCTCATCAGCAGCTCTCACGGTAATTCAACGACACAAAAGAATTGAAATAGAAGCACTAGTGtactgaaaataaaaataatatgcaGATAAGTAAATGTTTGCGATGACCTCATAAATTGTTTGCAAGCTGATTCCAGTCcacacaaatattttaagttaatATAAGTTATCTCTTTAAGTTATCTCTCATAAGTTGtctgtttaaaaatataaaataaaatattttttttatatgtaaGCCGCAAGGGTATGTGGCTTCTGTTTGTAGAATTCGATATACCCCTTATcgatttattatattttctttgaaTAAGCTTATAGATAAGCCTTTTCCAGTTGTGAGTGTTTTGTAATTGGAGGTTTGATCAGTGTTCCTGGTTTGCTCGTCGCGTTCTGTTGAGCTGGAGAAATGTTCGGATCGCTGAATGCCAACTACGTGCGGATGGTCATTGCTGGCTCCTCCGTAGTTGTTTCGCTCCTCATATCGGGCTTCACCACCACCTGGGTGGAGATTCATAAGTGCTGGGGATTCATTGTGTGGCCTCATGTTTGCCTGCTGCAGATCGTCGGTGGAATATTTCTATTCGTGGGCTCCTCAAAGGTAAGGCAAATACCTTATTTTATAAAAGGTTATAAAAGGTATGACATttctttattaaaataataagtttaataataataataaaatactaaataaAATTGCAGCGTAATCACTGGCTTTTCCTGCCCTGGCTGCTGGCAGCATGCATATTTATCTACACGCTATTGTACAAATCCATCGTGTACTTCTACAATCTGGAGGGCAGAGTGTTATTCGTGGTTCCCCTGTTTCAATCCATTGCAGGTACTTTTCCTATGGCTTTTCACAAAGAATTTTTCTGTTTATGGAATCTGTTTTTAATTAGGTTTCTGGTCCTATTTCATGTACGATGTCTTCCGGGACTTTCTTCAAATGCACACTCAATCGCATCGAACCATCGCCATAATGGAGTCGTTGCAAACGGAATATTAGTGCGTTTGTCTTTTTTTCTAGCCCAGTGAAAAGCAGTTGAGCCGAGTGTATGGGGCAACTAAGTGTGAACATGGTGTTTGCTGCGGGGTGTGCTTTCGTAGCCAAAAGTAAAATA carries:
- the LOC6609442 gene encoding uncharacterized protein LOC6609442, yielding MFGSLNANYVRMVIAGSSVVVSLLISGFTTTWVEIHKCWGFIVWPHVCLLQIVGGIFLFVGSSKRNHWLFLPWLLAACIFIYTLLYKSIVYFYNLEGRVLFVVPLFQSIAGFWSYFMYDVFRDFLQMHTQSHRTIAIMESLQTEY